The region aggtaaaaaaaaatgttgatattCATTAGCTTTTccattaaattttctttaaaactaTGTCGTTTTTTGCATTAGATAtgcatatattaaattaaaatatattaaacttaatTGACAAAATCATCCAATTTAGAAATGTAGAAAATATCGGGACTTAATGAATAATatgagataatatttataaaatatataaaaacatgaatctTTCTAACCAATTATAgcctaagtttttttattcgaaTGACTTAATGAATAATTGGTGGTGGGCATTTTTTTTGGTCAACTAACCCAGAACTTAAAGTTCAATTATCACCCAAtatgtaatttttcaaattaaataagtcTCTTGTAAAATAGCTTTTAAATGATACGAAAACCTAAATTTGGATTTTCACCTAACCGTTTTGTGAGTTCTTAAATCGGGGTAGGatcatcaaatttaaatttgaccGGTTAAACTCCAAGACTAAGCTATGATAACTATTTTCCTATGGATCCATTAATTCTGTGTGGATAATCCGTTTTTTACTGTATCAAAACATGAATttaatctcaatttatttaaattagtatgAGAATACCATATCACCTacagattaattaatttgattacttAGTACTAAAAACCAGATGTTTATATAATTGATAGCATAAAAACAATGTGAACTcggataaatattattttaaaaaaattaaaaatcaaattgagatttaattaaatgatgacTAATTAATTCACTAGATTAAACCAAATTAACTTCATGTGCTTTTTTTTCAACAGCTAGCCCGGGTTAAAAAATGAGTCAACCGGATTTAATAGCTGGGATTTGAGGTTTAGATTTAAAACGTGATCACCAAAAATGATTGAATTCCCCATTGAATATTCGGTTAAAAATATCGATAGAAcagtaagaaaaataagaaaaagataataCGGGCTATCAATGGCTGGTTAGGTGGCAATCCATTTAAGATCGCAACCGTAAATATTAATGCTAAATTACCCATTCTGCACACCTGTGCCTGACATGAAAATACAATTTCCCGTGGGAGGAAACCAGTAAATCTAGCTCACAAATGACGAAAATAGGAAGGCCTAGTGCTTCAACTTCGAGTTCCCATAAGCAGAAATCAGAAGTAAATGCATGGTGCATGCCAGCGTAACCATGTCCTGACTTTGAATCTAGTGACGTAGAGCTAGTCCCCCTCAGTGTCCCTTGAAGCTTACTTGTTAGAGATTTTATATTTCTCTACTTTAATTTTCTCTAGTGGCAATGGAGGCTGTTGATTGATATAAATCAGAAAAAACAGGGGGTgcttttatattgtaaaaaaaaaaaaggcttggtTGAGAAATATAATCGAATTCTCAACgtcaatttttaataatagcatACAACACgattttattttcaagcatCAAATTTAACTTAACATGTCAGTGTtgctgataattaattaatgtagtaGGACTTAACATTCTTTAATTTCTAGCCAGCCAAGCAACTGATCATGATAATTATCATTATAACACAGAGATGATATTGAGGGGATAAATCTTGGGATTTGGAGATGCAAAAGCCAGGAACTCAGGATCACGTTCCAGGATGGTCATTCTTTCCTCATCTAAGGTGACCCATGCCTCAATGCCTTTACCATCTTTGGTTTCAATGAACATGGTGAGATTTTTGAAAGCAGAGCCGGCCTTTCCCATGTGACCAGCCCAGATGGGCTCTCCCCATCCAAAGTTGGTCTTTGTGAAACCAGAATGACACCAGCTAGTAATTGCAAATATATCTGGCTTTTCAAGTGAAAATAACTCTTCTAGCTGGTTACAGTATTCAGACATGGTTTTAAACCCTTCTTCACCTTGAAGGGTTTGTGTGTAATCACTATCATAGAGTGCAGTGGCTTCATTCAATATGTAAACCAATTCAGGCAACTCTGTTTTTGTGCCCATGGGGTTAACAAGTGCAGTTGCCCACCAAAAGACATTCCCAGTGGAAGTGTCAGAGATGGGCGGATTTGTTCGCGACCGCAGATCGACCGCTTCAACCAAAATGGATGGTTTTGGTGAACCTGATATGGCCTTTGAAGCGGCCATACAACATTTCCAAATGAAACACGTCAACGTTTGAATTCTAGTTGGCTTAGCATCAGGCCTGCCAGCTTTGGCCTTGGCCCTTAACATGGCTATCGCTTTTGGATTAAAGACAAACCTTCTTGTAATGTAATTTCCTTCCGTGAACCACAAGGTTTCCATTAGTGATAGATGGTTTAGTGGAAGTGAATTTCTGGGTGGAAAAAGGAGCGATGCCTGTTCGAAATCAGGTTGTTTAACATCATTGCAATCACCTCGGGATATAAAAGTCAAAGCTGTAAGGAAAGCCTTAAATGTTGCTCCGTCCACGAGCTTGTGTGAAGCAGCAAAACCCACTGCCATTCCTCCACAAGTAAACCTGCTAACTTGTATTGACATCAAAGGTGCATTCATGTCTTCCTTGGAATAGGGTTGGAAGGGAAGGAAATGGTTCAACGACTCAATCTCAAAGTGTTTAAGGAAATCGAACAGGCAACAATTAACTTGGGCTTCAATGGATGGAACTCCTTCATTGAAAGAATCAATGAACAGGTTATCCTTTACCCTTCCAGATAAAGGGTAGTAGATATTAAGAGTCTCTGAGAGAGATTTCTTTAAGTGATCAGTTCTGGTTTTTGTGATACTATTGGAATTGACATCGTTCATATTTGGATAGAAGAAAATAATGGAGGAGTAAGTTGTGGGAGTAAGCTGGTCTAAAAGGGATAGTTTGTAGGGTTTTTTATGCTGAACTATTGGTGAAGATGGTTTGATGATTTCTCTTGAAACAATCTCAGTATCTATCCTCACCATTTCACCAGATTCGTGATGCCAAAAATTGAATTCAGGAGTGTTTCGTTCGGGCACTTAATTAGTTGATGCAGCAAGGTAGAATCATGTGGTTCTTTATATAGAGACAAGAAATGTGCATGATTACTTGTCAGAGAAATTAAATTGGCTACGCTCTTGTtacttttcaataaaatttggaGTTTTGTATACAGAGCATAATATTACTGGAAAGCTTTACTTTTACAGTGGACCGGCTCGATCaggataattaaaatttaatgaatttttgaatactagggttttgataaaataaaaaaagcattatCGAGATAAATTATTGCTTAACATTATTCCtggaaacaaaaaattattaccaCATCATAGATCTACAGATAACCTATAGTTGCttaacattaattatttgaacCTGGAATTTTGGCCTAACATTTAAGTTTTTAGCCAGgttgttattttatatacatataatgaCAAATATTTATAGTAACAGGGGATAATTAATGTGCTATATGAGGTTAGGTAGAGGCTCATTGAAGAACCGGTCTTGAACATCAATGCTAGCTAACCAGCTGCCATTTCAAGGATGGAGCTATTAAGCTAGTATAGTCTAGGTCTAGGGTGGAGGGGTTCTCATTATTAGCAGAGGAATGCTTAAATTCGGAGCTCGTAGTAGTTGAGCCCCCCAAgtaaattaatatcttaaaaaagcCACAGAAGTGATTAATGCACTTCTCCTTCCCTACAATCATTTATCATGATTAtctacaaaatatttataaaataacataatcgTCAACTtcgttaaaaaatgaaaaaaatagtatatgataagaaaaacagcttaattattttgtttttcttaatcgatctttgaaatcaaaatcatcGTTGAGTTTTGGAATATgatcattcattttctttttaaaatcatccGAGATTTTAGATTAAAGAATTTATTCAGGTTGAGACTttacatttaattaattcatgccCGTGTTTCTTTCATGAgatgtaatatttatttaaaaccagTCTCTAATTACGTGTAGGTGTGAAAGACGTAATTCTTTCGATGAAGGCTATTTTTGGATAAATAGTTATGTTGTATGCGCTgtcaaaaaagtaaaaacaaaggccaataatttttcaaaatttaattttaaaaataaatattaaattattaaaaagccCCCCATAACtctaaatgtgaaaaaaatcaaaatactctTGAATACATATAAGGGAGAAgaactattttatttatttcaaagttttggcaaagtaaaaaacaaaacttttagtcaacaagttttaaatattattgatcaTGGAAGTAAAAAggtatataatttaaaataacaataatactcatatttaatttttttaatgaccaATATGTCaatatataaaaccaaaatatctTTAGTTAAATTCACTTAACAATAAAGGGATATAAATGTAAATTCACTTAACAATTTATAGTAAACTATATTCTATTCTTATAATAAATTCACCACGcgtttttaaatttggttaaaTTTCGAGGTCATGTTATTTCTTGAAAGTTTCGGCGCGATTTTGTAAGCACAAAAACACGAAACCTCCTGAATAGAAAAATCGCATACTCTAACGCACAAAAACAGCTTTTGCCGGATTCTTCCtcggaaaataaaaaattacttgggCCCATGTCGATAGTTATAGCAGCCCAACTTCGGAAAAAATTGCCCGagtctaaaaaaagaaaagaaaaaggaaactcTCATCAAGCTTACTCTCTCTTCCCATCCGGTGCCAAGAATCCGATGGACAATGGTGCTGACATGCCCACAACTTGGAGAGAGAGATGAGGTAATAAATTCAATTGGCTTATGTTATTAATTAGAAGAGTGAATATGAGCAGTAAGAATATTGTTTGttcatatattatattaaaaaataatttaatttgataatttaaagatattctaagaatattttttatattattccaaaaaaaatgccTAGTgaaattatttagttattaaacctctatactatattaaaaaaaaatctaatttaataattcaaattattaagtaatatattaagtataattttatattatttaaaacaaaaataactaatatatttttatttgaaagagtAATGATTcacaaaactattaaaaaaacattcatggaATGGATAATCAAACATGACCAGACGAGTTGGATTGAATTATAGCTCATACCATTGTTTCAATTcgttaattatttcttaaaagagTTATGCCATAACTCTTTATTTAAACTAAACCCAAGAAAGGATGCAAATGATATGATATacagatttattaaaaaagtaaatacttTATTAAGAGAATAGAAGACGAGAAACACAAATTTGTCTACAAGAGCAGAGATAACATGCAGCTCCAATAGATAAAGCAAAGATTCAAATCCAATCAACAATTTGTTAAATTCCTGCATTAAGGCATGGAATCCCGAGTTAATAATTGGTTTAGAAGATAATATAGTCACTGTAATTCTAACTAACACAGCACCGATCATAGTATTACACAGTAGGTTAATTAGCAAATAGTACTGTGCCAATACTAATGGTTCTGAATCATTCACTAATTTGTTTGTCACAAACAGAACGAACAAGGCAAGAAACCAATATGGCAATAATCTTGTTCCAGAGAGTATCGTGCATTACAATTTCTTTGTAATTAGATCCTCAAGAAGTACTGATTAacgatatataattaattattgtacCTGTTACTTAGAAAGATAGGATTACGAGAGGAAAAGACATCAAAGGCTTGAAATCTTGGGATCTGGAGATGCAAAAGCCAGGAATTCAGGATCACGTTCCAGTAGAGTCATTCTTTCCTCATCTAAGGTGACCCATGCCTCGATCCCTTTTCTATCTCCGGTTTCAATAAGAACAGTGAGATTTCTGAATGCAGGGCCAACTTTTCCCATGAGACCAACCCAAATGGGCTCTCCCCATCCAAAGTTGGTCTGAGTGAAACCAAAATAAGACCAACAAGTAAACGCAAATATATCCGGCTTTTCGAGAGAAAATAACTCTTCGAGCTGGTTACAGTATTCAGTCATTGTTTCAAACCCATCTTCACCTTGTAGAGTTTCTGTGTAATCACTATCAAAGAGTGCAGTGACCCCATTCAATATGTCCGCTAATTCAGGCAACTCTGTCTTTGTTCCCATGGGGTTAACAAGCGCGGTTGCCCACCAGAAGGCATTCCCAGTGGAATCATAAGACATGGGTGGCTTTGTTCGAGACCGGAGATCGACTGCTTCAACCAAAATGGATGGTTTTGGTGAACCTGATATTGCCCTTGAAGCAGCCATAAAAGATTTCCAAATGAAACATGTCAACGCTTGAATTCTTGATGTCTTTGCGTCAGGCTTGCCAGCTGTGGCCATAGCCCTTAACGTGGCTATCGCTTTGGTACTAAATACAAATCTTCTTGTAATGTAATTTCCTTCTGTGAACCACAAGGTTTCCATTAGAGATATATGGTTCTGTGGAATTGAATTTCTTGGTGGAAAAAAGAGTGATGCCTGTTCGAGATCAGGTTGTTTAATACTATTGCAATCTCCTCGAGTTATAGATGCCCAAGTCGAGAAGAGAGCCTTGCTTGTTGCTCCATCCACGATCTTGTGCGAAGCAGCACCGGCTACCGCCATTCCTCCACAAGTAAACACGTTCATTTGAAGTGCTATTGGAGGTGCTTCCACATCTTCCTTGGTAAAGGGTTGGCATGGAAGTAAGCGATTCAACGACTCAATTTCATTGTGTTTCAAGAAATCGGACATGCGGCAATTAACTTGGGCTTCAAAGTACGGAACACCTTCATTGAAAGAATCAATGAAAAGGTTACCCCTTACCCTTCCAGATAAATGGTAGAAGATATTGAGGGTCTCTGAGAGAGATTTCTTGCAGTGATCAATTCTGGTTCTTGTGATATCATCGGAGTTGACATCGTACATGTGGTAGAAGAAAATAACTGTTGAATAAGTTGCGGGAGTGAGCTGATCTAAAAGGGAGAGTTTGTAGGGTTTCTTATGCTGAACTGTTGGTGAAGATGGTTTGATGACTTCTCTTGAAACGATGTGAACTTCCATCTTCATTTTCACAAGACTCTTTTTATGCCAAATTGAATTTACGAATGGCTAGGCACTTATTTGTTGAAATAGCCAGAACAATGTGGTGCTTTATATAGAGGTAGAAGCGTGCAGACAGTTTaaagttaactttttttttttcttaaaaaatataattaaaactaaatcaaaacAGGGTAATTTGGGGTATATATACGCGGCCATTGATTCTTCTAAGATATGTGCTAAAATGTTGTATTGATAGACTAGTCTCTGTATGacataacatatatattaaagatataaaaacataacTCTCTTAACTAATTATAGCTGAAATTTTTGGATTTGAATGAGTTTGTGAAAgggctttttaaaaatatatagcataactcatatttcaattttacctaacattttaactttttaatcaATGCTGGGTAGGAAAATGCATTTAAAAACCTGTCAGAACATTTATGCTCGGTGTCCTTTGGCCTGGCATGAAATGCAGTTTCATCCAATGGGGCAACCACAAAGATAAGCACCCTTCTGTCTCGTAATCTGCAGGAAAATGGTTAAATTCGTGATATTTAGTTGTTGAACGCCCCAAGCAGGCAAAATTCATAGACAGCGACATAAGTAAATGCGTGGTGTTAAGGTTTTCTGACTCGGTAAAATCATCCAGCATAGAGGAGAAGTTTGGATCCAAATTCAGGCAGATCTGCCATAAATTAGGAAATATCAGAATAAGATTATTAGTAAGGTTATTCAGAGTCAAATTTGTAATTATACTCTCCAGTTGCTAAGTTAAGTTTCCATCCTTGAAGGGTTCTATACGATGATGTATTAGGACCAATAATACACCAGCAGAGTTGATTTGTAATGATTTATaaccaataattaattatttaaatatctttCAATATTCGTTATACTTTGTTTTTTGGATACTCTGTAACAGATCCGAGTGGTCTCTTTGACActctgttttctctctttttggcCTGGCCCGGGTTACGCCATTTTCCTGCCAGAGAATTTTTCCGATTTGTCAAAAAGATAACATcctcatattaaattttaatctctCCCTTGTCGAATCTAGTAAGAAAATCCCAgttaaattcaaaatgataatatGGGGATAAAACTTAATAATTTAGCTCTTAGCAcaagttaaaaacaaattcgAAACCTCATGGAATTAAATGAGACGAAAAATTAGTCACGAAGCTATTCCATTAACCTTAATAATCACTGAAGCAAATCATTGATTGCttattcataaaatttattctaTCTATACACTGATTAGCTAACGTCCTCTCAAACTTTCTCGGTTCCGAGAATTTCTAACCATGTTTCAGAATAAGAAACGCCATTGATCATCTGATGTCTGGCTCTCAGACATGGGAAAAATCTTGCATCCAGGCATGGAATGGAATCCCAGGTTACATGAGAAAACTCTTGCATCCAGGCTAATCAGAATCATGAGTTGCCCAAATGATTCTAGTAGTTCCAGCTAGTTAAAGAGTATTTTGATGGTCCAAAGGAGTGCCCTGCAGGCACCTGCTGCTTATGAATGTAAAAACTAAAGTACAGGGTACTCAAGCTTCCAGTACCATAGATTTAACAAAGTAGTCTGCCTACCAATGATACAAATGATGGTGGCTAAGAGCGTTGTTGTCGGTACTGATCAAGCTGCTTCAGCAGCATGTTTTTGCCTTCAGCACTACTTCTCACCTTAcggttttaattttctcttaaacTGGGCGGTTATTTGATACAAATcaagtaaaattattataaatgctAATATGTGATATTGTTGGTTAGGTAGCTATGCCTTCAAAAAATAATGCCCATTGTACTTGTGCAAGACCAGAGCAGCAAATGCAAGACATGGATAGAGCAACATCAAACCAATTGCCATGCCTCTATCCTATGCGATTTACCTGCTTCGTTTTAATGAGAGCTTGAAgattctctcaaaaaccaggtaCAGATCAATGCTAATTAAATTCGCCAGTTCAAGGTAGTTGTGTGCGTATGCCCCGCCCCGCCCCGCCCCGCCCCCGAGTAATGTTAAAATTCTCAAACAATATTAGAAATGCATGCATGTGCGTTTCGTTGTCTCTCTGCCAGTTGTATCTCCCCGTGTAGTGGAGGAACACAATTTTAGTCTTTAGACTACTCGTGtataatcaattatttaataatttaattatcttattaCAATCTAATTTATAAGTTGtcataattattataatcacatatatttttattgttcatgctgtgtttaaataataatagtaataaatcTACACCTATAAAAATGCTTAAACCAAAACTTGTATAATTTTtatagcattttatttttttctctaacctCGCAATATCAATGtatgattttttgataaaataagatttattatAAACTTCCTAtcctaaaactaaaataataaattaaaatatgaaatatgaaatatttaatttaaattcttaattactctcaatttttgaaataaatattactacaacatttattttgtaattttattgcaggaaaaattgaattgaaaaatgattaggattcaaataatatattaattcaacTTCTATACTAGCATAAAACTGAACAACTCGAAGAACCTTAATGTGAATTAATCAAGTATAAGAGATGTTTTTCTTACTTTTATAtctcatctaaaaaattattcaatacaaATCTTAAAATGGAGCTTACGATATGAACTTTCAATTGATTTAAGTgaaaataatttacaataaacttatgctaaataaattaagacttaaagtttttaattaagagGTTTCtcgtatattttttatttcttaacttaGTATcgatgttttaattatattttgatggtTGAGCATTTCCCAAATATTTTCtcaattctgaaaaaaatatatttttgatttcttgaaaattatcaaaagtttatattatttaaaaaaactcttaaatattttttaaattcttttgattgaatgccttcaaagaaatattaattaatattttataattcattcttttaaaaaaaagttagaaattttcatttaataagattttcagaaatatttattttcttaaaaaatggatcttttaatttattaaacatcTTCAAAGATTTTTAATTGGTATTAATCTTCCAATTTAATGCAATTTGGCCCAGTTGGTTTAATTAACTAAAACTTACAAACACATGGTAAATTTTGaccaaattgtttttatacGGCACAGTTTGTCAAATTGATACAAAAACAGGGGCGTTTTTGAGGTTTTATAAGAGGTTAGTTTCATGTTCCTTGCCTTGGCATGTTTTAGGCTGGGCTGTTGATGCTATAAAGCTCGAGCCGCCATCAGTCATATGCTCTTACTGTTTCagttaaggtaaaaaaaacaattatttgatgatgatgatgtcttgtaatttttaaatccaTCATCCTTATTTAGATCTTTAAATTTAGTTACCTGAATTATGAGAATGCTTCTCCTGCTGCTATTGCCAGatgatttaaaactaaaaact is a window of Populus nigra chromosome 10, ddPopNigr1.1, whole genome shotgun sequence DNA encoding:
- the LOC133705765 gene encoding stemmadenine O-acetyltransferase-like, yielding MVRIDTEIVSREIIKPSSPIVQHKKPYKLSLLDQLTPTTYSSIIFFYPNMNDVNSNSITKTRTDHLKKSLSETLNIYYPLSGRVKDNLFIDSFNEGVPSIEAQVNCCLFDFLKHFEIESLNHFLPFQPYSKEDMNAPLMSIQVSRFTCGGMAVGFAASHKLVDGATFKAFLTALTFISRGDCNDVKQPDFEQASLLFPPRNSLPLNHLSLMETLWFTEGNYITRRFVFNPKAIAMLRAKAKAGRPDAKPTRIQTLTCFIWKCCMAASKAISGSPKPSILVEAVDLRSRTNPPISDTSTGNVFWWATALVNPMGTKTELPELVYILNEATALYDSDYTQTLQGEEGFKTMSEYCNQLEELFSLEKPDIFAITSWCHSGFTKTNFGWGEPIWAGHMGKAGSAFKNLTMFIETKDGKGIEAWVTLDEERMTILERDPEFLAFASPNPKIYPLNIISVL
- the LOC133704776 gene encoding stemmadenine O-acetyltransferase-like — encoded protein: MKMEVHIVSREVIKPSSPTVQHKKPYKLSLLDQLTPATYSTVIFFYHMYDVNSDDITRTRIDHCKKSLSETLNIFYHLSGRVRGNLFIDSFNEGVPYFEAQVNCRMSDFLKHNEIESLNRLLPCQPFTKEDVEAPPIALQMNVFTCGGMAVAGAASHKIVDGATSKALFSTWASITRGDCNSIKQPDLEQASLFFPPRNSIPQNHISLMETLWFTEGNYITRRFVFSTKAIATLRAMATAGKPDAKTSRIQALTCFIWKSFMAASRAISGSPKPSILVEAVDLRSRTKPPMSYDSTGNAFWWATALVNPMGTKTELPELADILNGVTALFDSDYTETLQGEDGFETMTEYCNQLEELFSLEKPDIFAFTCWSYFGFTQTNFGWGEPIWVGLMGKVGPAFRNLTVLIETGDRKGIEAWVTLDEERMTLLERDPEFLAFASPDPKISSL